From a region of the Zingiber officinale cultivar Zhangliang chromosome 4B, Zo_v1.1, whole genome shotgun sequence genome:
- the LOC121975333 gene encoding probable glucomannan 4-beta-mannosyltransferase 9, with amino-acid sequence MDRVSTASMFPGVIQARDQTWTAWQQVKAPVVVPLLQLAVYICLSLSVMLFVEKVYMAVVISAVRLLGRKPEKRYKWELMSDDAELGTSAYPMVLIQIPMYNEKEVYQLSIGAACGLSWPSDRIIIQVLDDSTDESIKELVQIECRKWANKGVNIKYAIRDDRVGYKAGALRHGLTHNYVKECEYVAIFDADFQPEPDFLLRTIPFLIHNPKVALVQGRWTFVNANENMMTRMQEMSLDYHFFVEQQVGSSTYGFFGFNGTAGVWRMSAIHEAGGWKDRTTVEDMDLSIRASLKGWKYIFLKDLEVKSELPSTFKAFRHQQHRWSCGPANLFRKMLLEICKNKKVTLWTKIYVIYSFFFIRKIVGHIVTFIFYCIVIPMTVFVPEVQIPKWGLVYIPSVITLLNSVGTPRSFHLLMFWVLFENVMSLHRTKATLSGLLEAGGRVNEWVVTEKLGDIMKKSKASKKPRLRIGDRLHLMELCTGIYLFFCGCYDLANGKNHYYIYLYLQAIAFIIVGFGYVGTFVPQY; translated from the exons ATGGATAGGGTTTCCACGGCGTCGATGTTCCCGGGCGTGATCCAGGCGCGGGATCAGACGTGGACGGCGTGGCAGCAGGTGAAGGCGCCGGTGGTCGTGCCGCTGCTGCAGCTGGCGGTGTACATCTGCCTGAGCCTGTCGGTGATGCTCTTCGTCGAGAAGGTCTACATGGCCGTCGTTATCAGCGCCGTCCGACTCCTCGGCCGGAAGCCGGAAAAGCGATACAAGTGGGAGTTGATGAGCGACGACGCCGAGCTCGGCACTTCCGCCTATCCCATGGTGCTCATCCAAATCCCAATGTATAACGAGAAAGAG gtcTACCAGCTCTCGATCGGAGCGGCCTGCGGACTCTCGTGGCCTTCGGATCGCATCATCATCCAAGTGCTCGACGATTCCACGGATGAGTCCATTAAG GAGCTGGTGCAGATCGAGTGCCGGAAGTGGGCGAACAAAGGGGTGAACATAAAGTACGCGATCCGAGACGACAGGGTGGGTTACAAGGCGGGCGCGCTCCGGCACGGGCTCACGCATAACTACGTCAAGGAGTGTGAGTACGTCGCCATCTTCGACGCCGACTTCCAGCCGGAGCCCGACTTCCTCCTCCGCACCATCCCTTTCCTCATCCACAACCCCAAGGTCGCCCTCGTCCAGGGCCGCTGGACCTTCG TCAATGCGAATGAAAATATGATGACAAGGATGCAGGAGATGTCTTTGGATTACCACTTCTTTGTTGAACAGCAAGTGGGATCCTCCACCTATGGCTTCTTTGGCTTCAATG GAACTGCAGGGGTGTGGCGGATGTCAGCTATCCATGAGGCAGGAGGTTGGAAGGACCGAACGACTGTAGAGGACATGGATTTATCTATTCGAGCAAGCCTCAAGGGATGGAAATATATATTCCTTAAAGACCTCGAG GTCAAAAGTGAACTACCAAGTACCTTCAAGGCCTTCCGCCATCAGCAACACAGATGGTCCTGTGGCCCAGCAAACTTGTTCAGGAAAATGTTGTTGGAGATCTGCAAGAATAAG AAAGTGACTCTCTGGACAAAGATCTACGTTATATACAGCTTTTTCTTCATCCGGAAGATTGTAGGTCATATTGTGACCTTCATATTTTACTGCATTGTTATCCCCATGACTGTCTTTGTTCCCGAAGTACAAATACCAAAGTGGGGCTTAGTGTACATTCCTTCAGTCATTACACTGCTGAATTCTGTTGGAACACCAAG GTCTTTTCACTTGCTGATGTTCTGGGTCCTTTTTGAGAACGTCATGTCTCTGCATAGAACAAAAGCAACCTTAAGTGGCCTCCTGGAAGCAGGAGGAAGAGTCAACGAATGGGTGGTTACTGAGAAGCTAGGGGATATAATGAAAAAATCTAAAGCATCTAAGAAGCCACGGCTTAGAATTGGTGACAG ATTACATCTAATGGAGCTATGTACTGGAATCTACCTCTTCTTCTGTGGGTGCTATGACCTGGCCAATGGGAAAAATCATTACTACATCTACCTCTATCTTCAAGCAATCGCTTTCATAATCGTCGGATTTGGCTACGTTGGCACTTTCGTTCCACAATACTGA